One window of Amaranthus tricolor cultivar Red isolate AtriRed21 chromosome 11, ASM2621246v1, whole genome shotgun sequence genomic DNA carries:
- the LOC130827487 gene encoding uncharacterized protein LOC130827487: MKIIALSFVFLALSFTLCIAKDEKNETQGNNNKSGPFDIQEVCKASNDAVKCASILKSLGGNNEKVKSSKFSDKVVKHAQSEFGHTSIKARKEMREDGAKSDVKRALSHCVKLYLDMNNELRGLYCTGLKSSNYGSTAEKFSSMAKFYPRSCEHGLVKAGTNGNKLGLYEKYKDLEDLGSIVVAVTHYVSAHSMQKPPFQKN, translated from the exons atgaaGATTATAGCTCTTTCATTTGTTTTCCTAGCCTTATCCTTCACCCTATGTATAGCTAaggatgaaaaaaatgaaaccCAAGGGAACAATAACAAAAGCGGACCTTTCGACATCCAAGAAGTTTGCAAAGCTAGCAACGACGCCGTAAAATGCGCGTCGATTCTCAAGTCGCTCGGTGGTAACAATGAGAAG GTAAAATCGAGCAAATTTTCAGACAAAGTGGTTAAGCACGCGCAAAGCGAATTTGGACACACATCAATAAAGGCAAGGAAAGAAATGAGAGAAGATGGGGCCAAAAGTGATGTGAAAAGAGCTCTATCTCATTGTGTGAAGTTGTACTTGGACATGAACAATGAGCTTAGGGGTCTTTATTGTACAGGACTTAAGTCTAGCAATTATGGTTCAACTGCTGAAAAGTTTAGTAGCATGGCTAAATTTTACCCAAGGTCATGTGAACATGGGTTAGTTAAGGCAGGTACAAATGGTAATAAACTTGGgttatatgaaaaatataaggATCTTGAAGATCTTGGTAGCATTGTGGTGGCTGTTACTCATTATGTTTCAGCTCACTCTATGCAAAAGCCACCATTTCAGAAAAACTAA